The Bordetella sp. FB-8 genome includes a window with the following:
- a CDS encoding ATP-dependent DNA helicase codes for MSYTVAVRALCEFAARSGDLDLRFTPAPSALEGMAGHSLVQSRRGEGYEVEVSLSGQYEDLRVRGRADGFDALAGQIEEIKTYRGPLEGVRAHHRALHWAQARVYGHLLSQARGLARLRVALVYFNVATGQETVRVEAHEAVTLKAFFEDLCSRFLAWARSEAAHRQARDAALAALQFPMARFRTGQRELAVAVYRCARDQTGGRCLMAQAPTGIGKTLGTVFPMLKASTDRGLDKLFFLTAKGTGHGLALQALAAVDGQLAAQAHFRTLRVLDVQARDKVCQHPDKACHGESCPLARGFYDRLPAARTATLALSQVWDAPALHAVALQHQVCPYYLAQELVRWSDVVVADYHYYYDSSAMLYAFTQAHQWKVGVLVDEAHNLLERARRMYTAELSQFALADARQAANAAHASPVRKALDKLHRAWNAFNAQQTSSYQAHEAIPAALLGAVQRAVGEIADAQADRPMLPGDPVLAFYRQALQFMALAEQLGSHALFDVSLAQPSARVRRTPASVLCIRNVIPAPHLAARHAGAHATVLFSGTLSPPHFYRDVLGLPQDTGWIEAAAPFQAEQLDVRIAGHVSTRWHDRERSLQPIVDIVARQYGRQPGNYLCFFSSFDYLQRVAACMRRAHPQLPVWLQTPSMDEASRAGFLARFTEEGQGIGLAVLGGAFSEGVDLPGRCLIGAFVATLGLPQVNPVNEQIKRAMDGHFGADKGYDYTYLYPGMRKVVQAAGRVIRTEADQGVVFLIDERYLRGKVQALLPRWWRVDSGRGLLAEKS; via the coding sequence GTGAGCTACACCGTGGCCGTGCGTGCGCTGTGCGAGTTCGCGGCACGTTCGGGCGACCTGGATCTGCGCTTCACGCCGGCACCCAGCGCGCTGGAAGGCATGGCTGGCCACAGCCTGGTTCAGTCGCGCCGGGGGGAGGGCTACGAGGTCGAGGTCAGCCTGTCCGGCCAGTACGAGGACCTGCGCGTGCGTGGCCGCGCCGACGGCTTCGATGCGCTGGCCGGACAGATCGAGGAAATCAAGACCTACCGCGGCCCGCTTGAGGGCGTGCGGGCCCATCATCGCGCATTGCACTGGGCGCAGGCCCGCGTCTACGGCCATCTGCTGAGCCAGGCGCGCGGCCTGGCGCGGCTGCGCGTGGCGCTGGTGTACTTTAATGTGGCCACCGGGCAGGAGACAGTGCGGGTCGAAGCGCACGAGGCCGTGACGCTTAAGGCTTTTTTCGAAGACCTGTGTTCGCGCTTTCTGGCCTGGGCGCGCAGCGAGGCCGCCCACCGCCAGGCGCGCGACGCGGCGTTGGCCGCGCTGCAGTTCCCCATGGCGCGCTTTCGCACGGGGCAGCGCGAACTGGCCGTGGCCGTGTATCGCTGCGCGCGCGACCAGACGGGCGGGCGCTGCCTGATGGCGCAGGCGCCTACGGGCATAGGCAAGACGCTGGGCACTGTATTTCCCATGCTCAAGGCCAGCACCGACCGGGGCTTGGACAAGCTGTTCTTTCTCACGGCCAAGGGCACGGGCCATGGGTTGGCGCTGCAGGCGCTGGCCGCCGTGGATGGCCAACTGGCGGCGCAGGCCCATTTCCGGACGCTGCGCGTGCTGGACGTGCAGGCCCGCGACAAGGTCTGCCAGCACCCGGACAAGGCCTGCCACGGCGAATCCTGCCCGCTGGCCCGGGGGTTCTACGACCGTCTGCCGGCCGCGCGGACTGCGACGCTGGCGCTGTCCCAGGTCTGGGATGCGCCCGCGCTGCACGCTGTGGCGCTGCAGCACCAGGTCTGCCCTTATTACCTGGCGCAGGAACTGGTGCGTTGGAGCGACGTGGTGGTGGCCGATTACCACTACTACTACGACAGTTCGGCCATGCTGTATGCATTCACCCAGGCCCATCAGTGGAAGGTGGGCGTGCTGGTGGACGAGGCCCACAACCTGCTCGAGCGCGCGCGGCGCATGTATACGGCCGAGCTGTCGCAGTTCGCATTGGCCGATGCGCGCCAGGCGGCCAACGCCGCCCACGCGAGTCCGGTGCGCAAGGCGCTGGACAAGCTGCATCGCGCCTGGAACGCATTCAACGCACAGCAGACCTCTAGCTACCAGGCCCATGAGGCCATCCCTGCCGCGCTGTTGGGTGCCGTGCAGCGCGCCGTGGGCGAAATCGCCGATGCCCAGGCCGACCGCCCCATGCTGCCGGGCGATCCGGTGCTGGCCTTCTACCGGCAGGCGCTGCAGTTCATGGCGCTGGCCGAGCAACTGGGCAGCCATGCCTTGTTCGACGTCAGTCTGGCGCAGCCGAGCGCGCGCGTGCGCAGGACGCCGGCCTCCGTCCTCTGCATCCGCAACGTGATTCCCGCGCCGCACCTGGCGGCGCGCCATGCGGGCGCCCATGCCACGGTGCTGTTCTCGGGCACCTTGAGTCCGCCGCATTTCTACCGCGACGTCCTGGGCTTGCCGCAGGACACGGGCTGGATCGAGGCGGCGGCGCCTTTCCAGGCCGAGCAACTGGATGTGCGGATTGCCGGCCATGTCTCCACGCGCTGGCACGACCGGGAGCGTTCGCTGCAGCCCATCGTGGACATCGTGGCGCGGCAGTATGGGCGCCAGCCGGGCAACTACCTGTGCTTTTTCAGCAGCTTCGACTACCTGCAGCGCGTGGCCGCATGCATGCGGCGCGCGCATCCGCAACTGCCCGTTTGGCTCCAGACGCCGTCCATGGACGAAGCCAGCCGTGCCGGCTTTCTCGCGCGCTTTACCGAGGAGGGCCAGGGCATAGGCTTGGCCGTGCTTGGCGGCGCGTTCTCGGAAGGCGTGGATTTGCCGGGCCGCTGCCTGATCGGCGCCTTCGTGGCCACGCTGGGCCTGCCCCAGGTCAATCCCGTCAACGAACAGATCAAGCGCGCCATGGATGGGCATTTCGGCGCGGACAAGGGCTACGACTACACCTATCTCTACCCGGGCATGCGCAAGGTGGTGCAGGCCGCGGGCCGCGTGATCCGCACCGAAGCGGATCAGGGGGTGGTGTTTCTCATCGACGAGCGCTATCTGCGCGGCAAGGTGCAGGCCCTGCTGCCGCGCTGGTGGCGGGTGGACAGCGGACGAGGTCTTCTGGCTGAGAAAAGCTAG
- a CDS encoding HDOD domain-containing protein: MDLKTLIDQPGKLPTIPKIVQKLIASFNSEDISSSEIAHQIESDPALSAKLLRLANSAYFHVSRTVGTVDEALRMLGFVMVRNLVISSGMVAAFRNTPGINLPRFWRYTLYTACSARWLATRAEANGDLVFTLSMMHGIGQLQMHLCMAPDLLAPIEAQAGVLDPRRAEVESAQLGFHYGQVSSELARLWNFPDALIAALAHVPDPLAAAEFSAPTGLVHLGCWRARAAVLDWSADQARAAYPGAVAERLALAPDWTDLLAPDGDPAYWMPPFETLTQGLDRLFD, translated from the coding sequence ATGGACCTGAAGACCCTAATCGACCAGCCCGGCAAGCTGCCCACCATTCCCAAGATAGTCCAGAAGCTGATCGCCAGCTTCAATTCCGAGGACATCTCCTCGAGCGAGATCGCGCATCAGATCGAGTCCGATCCAGCCTTGAGCGCCAAGCTGCTGCGCCTGGCGAACTCGGCCTATTTTCATGTTTCGCGAACCGTCGGCACCGTGGACGAAGCCCTGCGCATGCTGGGCTTCGTGATGGTGCGCAACCTCGTGATCAGCAGCGGGATGGTCGCCGCCTTCCGCAATACGCCCGGCATCAACCTGCCGCGTTTCTGGCGCTATACGCTGTACACGGCTTGCTCGGCGCGCTGGCTGGCCACACGCGCCGAGGCCAACGGCGACCTGGTGTTTACCTTGAGCATGATGCACGGGATCGGCCAGTTGCAGATGCATCTGTGCATGGCTCCCGACCTGCTGGCGCCGATCGAAGCGCAGGCCGGCGTGCTCGATCCGCGGCGCGCCGAGGTCGAAAGCGCCCAGCTGGGCTTTCATTACGGCCAGGTATCCTCGGAACTGGCGCGCCTCTGGAATTTTCCCGATGCGCTGATCGCCGCGCTGGCTCATGTGCCCGACCCCTTGGCTGCGGCCGAGTTCAGCGCGCCGACCGGGCTCGTGCATCTGGGATGCTGGCGTGCGCGCGCCGCCGTGCTGGACTGGAGCGCCGACCAGGCGCGAGCGGCCTACCCCGGCGCCGTCGCCGAGCGGCTCGCCCTGGCACCGGACTGGACCGACCTGCTGGCGCCCGACGGCGACCCGGCGTACTGGATGCCGCCGTTCGAGACACTGACGCAAGGCCTGGACAGGCTATTCGATTGA
- a CDS encoding DUF3141 domain-containing protein has product MTSSRKAKQRGPDSASSDELQAYWADALQRTCLFWDTLLDRGNNYVEHLGQGMPALLKFGHEVVLDGRTLSEPCNYSLLRLVPPAGMPTDATARPVVVVDPRAGHGPGIGGFKFDSEVGMAMRAGHPVYFVTFRQEPEDGQTLVTVMHAEARFLEEIIRLHPQCKARPVVIGNCQAGWAMMVVDALRPELFGPLMMVGAPVSFWAGSSKLNPMRYAGAPLGGSWLASLISDLGGDRFDGVQLVENFERLNPAHAWWNKYYKLWSNIDTESPRFLEFERWWGGFCRMTGSEIETIVENLFVGNRLARGTMQAGERTIDLRAITAPIVVFASWGDNITPPPQALNWIIDTWGDERAIAAAGRTIVYVLHESVGHLGIFVGGEIALKEHDQLVASLDVIESLPPGLYEMKLEAKQGLEDQRWEELEPGDYTVHYEYRTMDDIRALNPEGREEEALFSTLAQVSEQNADFYKAWVRPWVRLLAQRPLGDALGDLNPMRLQRKLLCDALPLAASIRAQAAQAREHRTPADQDNPWRQIERNTAGQIGAMLDTWRDQRDAWSVAFARYCYGPEGAGAWLKPAVPDADVAQARAQGQLKQSREAVLARIGEGGFAEAVCRIVLAGMASIGAFERRSLRLAKLLAPLAGEIHGELGSQTNWIRLLKQQATVTAVAPVEALNALDHLLPDTETRERALAVSAAVMMIEPTLANPRSEIIEFLIDTLGVDPQRVIGLARRLTDTLEKPGKPLAQREGGGAARTGGKAGRNIAAKAAAPAARPKRRAGAPA; this is encoded by the coding sequence ATGACATCCAGCCGGAAAGCCAAGCAGCGCGGACCCGATTCCGCATCGAGCGATGAACTGCAGGCTTATTGGGCCGATGCGCTGCAACGCACCTGCCTGTTCTGGGATACGCTACTTGACCGCGGCAACAATTATGTCGAGCATCTGGGCCAGGGCATGCCAGCCCTGCTCAAGTTCGGCCATGAAGTCGTGCTCGACGGGCGTACCCTGTCCGAGCCTTGCAATTATTCGTTGCTGCGCCTGGTGCCACCGGCCGGCATGCCGACCGACGCGACCGCGCGGCCCGTAGTGGTGGTCGATCCGCGCGCCGGACACGGACCGGGCATCGGCGGATTCAAGTTCGATTCCGAGGTCGGCATGGCGATGCGGGCCGGCCATCCAGTCTATTTCGTGACCTTCCGCCAGGAGCCCGAAGACGGCCAGACGCTTGTCACGGTCATGCACGCCGAGGCGCGCTTTCTCGAAGAGATCATCCGGCTGCATCCGCAGTGCAAGGCCAGACCGGTGGTGATAGGCAACTGCCAGGCCGGCTGGGCAATGATGGTCGTCGACGCCCTGCGTCCCGAACTGTTCGGCCCCTTGATGATGGTCGGCGCGCCGGTGTCGTTCTGGGCCGGCAGCTCCAAGCTCAATCCCATGCGCTACGCCGGCGCGCCGCTGGGCGGCTCGTGGCTGGCCTCGCTGATCTCCGACCTGGGCGGCGACCGCTTCGACGGCGTGCAACTGGTCGAGAACTTCGAACGCCTGAATCCGGCCCACGCATGGTGGAACAAGTACTACAAGCTCTGGTCCAACATCGACACCGAAAGCCCGCGCTTTCTCGAATTCGAACGCTGGTGGGGCGGCTTTTGCCGCATGACCGGCAGCGAAATCGAAACCATCGTCGAGAACCTGTTCGTCGGCAATCGCCTGGCGCGCGGCACCATGCAGGCCGGCGAGCGCACCATCGACCTGCGCGCGATCACCGCGCCCATCGTCGTATTCGCGTCCTGGGGCGACAACATTACGCCGCCGCCACAGGCGCTGAACTGGATCATCGACACCTGGGGCGACGAGCGCGCGATCGCCGCCGCCGGGCGCACCATCGTCTACGTGTTGCACGAAAGCGTCGGCCATCTGGGCATCTTCGTCGGCGGGGAGATCGCCTTGAAGGAACACGACCAGCTCGTGGCGTCGCTGGACGTGATCGAAAGCCTGCCGCCGGGACTCTACGAAATGAAGCTCGAGGCCAAGCAGGGACTCGAAGACCAGCGCTGGGAGGAGCTGGAGCCGGGCGACTATACCGTGCATTACGAATACCGGACCATGGACGATATCCGCGCGTTGAACCCCGAGGGGCGCGAGGAGGAGGCACTGTTCTCGACGCTGGCCCAGGTGTCGGAGCAGAACGCGGATTTCTACAAGGCCTGGGTCCGTCCCTGGGTACGTCTGCTGGCCCAGCGGCCGCTTGGTGACGCGCTCGGCGATCTGAACCCGATGCGCCTGCAGCGCAAACTGCTGTGCGATGCGCTGCCGCTGGCCGCCTCGATACGGGCGCAGGCCGCCCAGGCGCGTGAGCATCGCACGCCTGCGGACCAAGACAATCCGTGGCGCCAGATCGAGCGCAACACGGCTGGCCAGATCGGCGCGATGCTCGACACCTGGCGCGATCAGCGCGACGCATGGTCGGTCGCTTTCGCACGCTATTGCTATGGTCCGGAAGGCGCCGGTGCCTGGCTCAAACCCGCGGTGCCCGATGCCGACGTGGCCCAGGCGCGCGCCCAAGGGCAACTGAAGCAAAGCCGCGAGGCTGTGCTGGCGCGGATCGGCGAGGGCGGTTTTGCCGAGGCCGTGTGCCGCATCGTGCTGGCGGGCATGGCGTCGATCGGTGCCTTCGAGCGCCGCAGCCTGCGGCTGGCCAAGCTGCTGGCGCCTTTGGCCGGCGAGATCCACGGCGAACTGGGCTCGCAGACCAACTGGATACGTCTGCTCAAGCAGCAAGCCACGGTTACCGCGGTGGCACCCGTGGAGGCCCTGAACGCGCTCGATCACCTGCTGCCCGATACCGAGACGCGCGAGCGCGCGTTGGCGGTTTCGGCTGCGGTGATGATGATAGAACCCACGCTTGCCAATCCGCGCTCGGAAATCATCGAGTTCCTGATCGATACGCTCGGCGTCGACCCGCAGCGGGTCATCGGTCTGGCGCGCCGTCTGACCGACACGCTTGAAAAGCCCGGCAAACCCCTCGCGCAGCGCGAAGGCGGGGGCGCCGCAAGAACCGGCGGCAAGGCCGGCCGCAATATTGCGGCCAAGGCCGCGGCGCCGGCCGCAAGACCGAAGCGCCGCGCTGGCGCGCCCGCCTGA